A window from Lampris incognitus isolate fLamInc1 chromosome 5, fLamInc1.hap2, whole genome shotgun sequence encodes these proteins:
- the tyrp1b gene encoding tyrosinase-related protein 1b, which translates to MWRAGLLGLSLCATLTMAQFPRECVTPVGLQSGQCCPSPTGLAGDECGSSTGRGQCVSIAADSRRHGPQYPHDGRDDRERWPLRFFNRTCRCNGNFTGYNCGRCRHGLTGPNCDQRISVVRRNVMQLSPAEKQAFVNALDQAKRTVHPELVVCTRRHQEMYGPDGNTPQFENITVYNYFVWTHYYSVSKTYLGPGQASFGGVDFSHEGPGFVTWHRYHLLQLERDMQDMLRDPTFALPYWNFAIGGNECDICTDDLMGARSSFDMSSISPNSIFSQWRVICESVGDYDTLGTICNSTETSPIRRNPAGNVARPMVQRLPEPQDVVQCLELNTFDTPPYYSTSSESFRNTIEGYSAPQGLYDPAVRSLHNLAHLFLNGTGGQTHLSPNDPIFVLLHTFTDAVFDEWVRRHSPGEAVYPEENAPIGHNSRFNMVPFWPPVTNAEMFVSAPENLGYSYEVQWPTRAYTVSEIITIAIVAAVLVGAVMCGVIACAVRARSYRSAEALEPLLGETFRRYSEDDRRFDKSQSVV; encoded by the exons ATGTGGCGAGCGGGTCTCCTGGGGTTGAGCTTGTGCGCCACCCTAACAATGGCCCAGTTTCCCCGGGAGTGTGTCACCCCCGTGGGGCTGCAGAGCGGGCAGTGCTGCCCGTCTCCCACGGGGCTGGCGGGGGACGAGTGTGGCTCCAGTACCGGACGGGGCCAGTGCGTGAGCATCGCGGCCGACAGCCGGCGTCACGGACCCCAGTACCCCCACGACGGGCGCGACGACAGGGAGAGGTGGCCGCTGCGTTTCTTCAACCGCACGTGCCGGTGTAATGGCAATTTCACCGGGTACAACTGTGGGCGCTGTCGACACGGGCTGACCGGGCCCAACTGCGACCAGAGAATATCTGTGG tGAGGAGGAACGTGATGCAGCTGAGCCCAGCTGAGAAGCAGGCGTTTGTGAACGCCTTGGACCAGGCTAAGAGGACCGTTCACCCCGAGTTGGTTGTCTGCACCAGACG GCACCAAGAGATGTATGGGCCTGATGGTAACACCCCACAGTTCGAAAACATCACAGTTTACAACTACTTCGTTTGGACTCACTACTACTCAGTCAGTAAGACCTATCTGGGACCGGGCCAGGCCAGTTTCGGAGGGGTGGATTTCTCCCACGAGGGGCCGGGCTTCGTGACCTGGCACCGCTACCACCTGCTGCAGCtcgagagagacatgcag GACATGCTGAGGGATCCAACCTTTGCCTTGCCCTACTGGAACTTTGCCATCGGGGGCAATGAGTGTGACATATGTACCGACGACCTGATGGGAGCCAGGAGCAGCTTTGATATGAGCTCCATTAGCCCCAACTCTATCTTCTCCCAGTGGAGGGTCATCTGTGAGAGCGTGGGTGACTATGACACTCTGGGCACCATCTGCAACA GCACAGAGACTAGTCCTATCAGGAGGAACCCAGCAGGTAACGTGGCGCGGCCCATGGTGCAGAGGCTGCCCGAGCCTCAAGACGTGGTGCAGTGCCTGGAGCtcaacaccttcgacacacctccctattACTCCACCTCCTCCGAGAGCTTCAGGAACACCATCGAAG GCTACAGCGCCCCCCAGGGGCTATATGATCCAGCAGTCCGCAGCCTCCACAACTTGGCCCACCTATTCCTGAACGGGACCGGTGGACAGACCCATCTTTCCCCCAATGACCCCATCTTTGTACTGCTGCACACTTTCACTGATGCAGTCTTCGATGAGTGGGTCCGTAGGCACAGCCCAG GTGAGGCAGTGTACCCCGAGGAGAACGCTCCTATCGGTCACAACAGCAGGTTCAACATGGTTCCTTTCTGGCCCCCTGTCACCAACGCTGAGATGTTTGTCTCCGCCCCAGAAAACCTGGGCTACTCCTATGAAGTCCAGTGGCCCA CCCGAGCCTACACAGTGTCGGAGATAATCACCATAGCCATTGTTGCAGCGGTGCTGGTAGGGGCAGTGATGTGCGGGGTCATCGCCTGTGCCGTTCGTGCCCGCTCCTATCGTTCGGCTGAGGCCCTGGAGCCTCTGCTGGGAGAGACCTTCCGACGCTACTCGGAGGATGACCGGAGGTTTGACAAATCACAGTCCGTTGTCTAG